GTTGCATTTCAGAGTAGAAGTGATCCTTGCTTTCGTCTAGACTGACAAAAACGCCATTTTCTTGATTTTCATAGATCCCTTTGTGCAAAAACTGGCCGCACATAATGGTTTTTCCTGTGCCTGGTCCTCCAATAACCAAAATAACCCGGCCTTCAGGAAACCCACCGTCAACCAGTTCGTCTAGACCTGGAATCCCAGTACGAACCTTTTTTGACAAATATCTCACCTGATAACTTTAGATAACTTTTCGTGAATATTTATAGATTATGCTCTCGCGTGTGTGAAAAATCACAGGACAAACTGTAATATCTCTTCATAGTCACAAATTGTGACTACAATATGTGTATCCTACATGTGCGTTGCCTTTTATACTCACGATTGTGCTACCTACATTTAGGTGAAAACGCTATGTCGGGAAACGTTATTCCTTCAAGAAGCACCGCTACGTTGGATGTTATTGAGGGCGATTTGGAAGTTGGAAGGCATGCTGTAGTGAAGGGAAAAGGAACTCCGCCAAAAGTCGCTGTTTCAGGCACCATATACATTGAGGGCGACTGTGTCTTCGAATGCAGTCTCTCAGCGGAAAATTTGGATGGCGAAGATGATGTCACTGTTGAGGGAGATCTTGAAATTAGAAACCGAGTTAACATAGAAGATGGGCGTTTAGTTATTACTGGGAATATGACTGCGAAAAAGGTAGATGTAGACAGAAGTTTGACGGTAGAGAAAAATTTGGATGTTGAAGAAGTGGATGTTGGAGGCAGCCTCATAGTAGATGGCGCTACAACCGCTCGGAAAATAGATGTGGGTGGCACTTTCAAAGCTAAAGGCGAGGTAAAAGCTGAAAACATTGACGTGGGCGGTTCGGTGAAAATTGAATCGAAGGTCGACATAAAAGATATCGACGTGGGAGGAAAAGTAGAGGTTGACAGCGGAAAAATCAACAGAGTTGATGTTGGTGGCAGTTTTGTCTCAAAGGAGTCGCTTGAATTTGAGAATATCAGTGTTGGAGGTGCAGTGAAACTTGCTGGAAAGAGCAGCGGTGGCGACATAGACGTAGGTGGCTCTTGCAAAGTTGAAGGCGATTTAAAATTTGGTGACATCGACGTTGGCGGGGTTTTTGCCATTTCTGGCTCAGCTGAAGGAGTTGACTTGGACGTGGGAGGAAAAGTGCAAGTTGGCGGCAACATGAAGCTTTCTGGAAACCTTGACGTGGGAGGTATAGTAGAAATAGATCAAGAATTGACTGCCAGAAACATTGACGTGGGCGGTCGGCTACGTGCAAGAAAAGCAACTGCCCGCTCAAAAGTTTCTGTAGGTGGCTCCATTGAGACTGCCGAGGGTGTTCATGCGCACTATATGCAGATTGGAAGAAGAGGAAAAGTTAAAGGCCCCATAAAGGCAGATGAGGCAATGATAGGAAAAAGAGCACGTGTCGAGGACGTTTACGCTAAGACAATAACATTGGAAAGAGAGGCTAGAGCCAGAAATCTGTATGGAGAGAGTATAAGCTTGGAGTCAGGCTGCCACGTTTACGGTGAAGTTAAATACACTGAAAACTTGAGGACTGAACGAGGAGTGACCTTTGAAAAAACACCGAAGAAGGTGGACAAGCTATCTTTAGACTTATGATTTATGCCTTGAAAATCGAAGAATTGTTGGCAGTTATTGATAATCTTAAACACGCGTTCGTGACCAGTTTTTGAGTATTTTTGCCCAGAAAAAATAACTTCACTGCTCAAAGTATAAGAGTGCATGAAAGGAGACGCAAAAAACGCCGTTTGTTGAAGGTCTAAGAAAGGAATTCTCGTTCATTAAAGGCAATTACGCCGTTCTGGTGGTAAGCTGGATTCTAATAGATTTCGCCATGGAACTTCCAGCGACTTATTATTCACTTTACGTTCTTGAGCTGGGAGCAACGAAAACAGTTCTTGGTATGATTGGTCTCTTTTCATTTCTAGCTTTAGCTTCGATGCAGTTTCCAGGTGGCTACTTGGCAGATAAGTTTGGCAGAAAGTGGCTCATTTCTTCCATGACTTTCGGGGTTGCGCTTTCCTTCATTCTATACGCAGTTGCGCCTTCATGGCACTTCATATTGATTGGCGCCGTGTTAATGAGTCTGTTCAACTCAACCTATCAGCCAGCCTTGATGGCGATGATTGCTGATTCGGTGCCCTCTGAAAGAAGAGGCATGGGATTTGGCTTAATCATGCTCATAACAAGTGCTGCCACCACTCCAGGACCTTTTGTCGCAGGCATACTTTACGGTCAGTTTGGTCTGGTTCAAGGCATGAGAATAGGCTATGGCGTTGTCGTGGTTTTCTTCTTAATTGCAGCATTCCTCAGACTATTGCGATTAAAGGAAACAGTGGTAAATGCTAAAAAACCCAGCTTAAATGAACTCCTGCATAGCTATCCGATTGCCCTAAAAGAGAGCTTTGGCGTCTGGAAAACACTGCCTCGTTCAATGTTTTATCTGTTCCTTTCCGGGGTGATAACCATTTTTGGAATTGCCATGGTTCAGCTATACTTTGTCGTATACGCTGTAGAAGAGCTTCTAATAGACAAGGCCGTCTGGCCGCTCATCCTCACAGCATTGTTTGTTACGATGATAGTTCTCGCTATTCCTATAGGAAAGGCGGTGGACAAATTCAACAGAAAGCTGCCACTCTTGGGAGCATATGTAATGTTCGGGGTTTCAATGTGGCTTTACGTAA
The Candidatus Bathyarchaeota archaeon DNA segment above includes these coding regions:
- a CDS encoding MFS transporter; translated protein: MKGNYAVLVVSWILIDFAMELPATYYSLYVLELGATKTVLGMIGLFSFLALASMQFPGGYLADKFGRKWLISSMTFGVALSFILYAVAPSWHFILIGAVLMSLFNSTYQPALMAMIADSVPSERRGMGFGLIMLITSAATTPGPFVAGILYGQFGLVQGMRIGYGVVVVFFLIAAFLRLLRLKETVVNAKKPSLNELLHSYPIALKESFGVWKTLPRSMFYLFLSGVITIFGIAMVQLYFVVYAVEELLIDKAVWPLILTALFVTMIVLAIPIGKAVDKFNRKLPLLGAYVMFGVSMWLYVNGDVLRLFVSLVLVGAAQVMMNSAFGALQADLVPKEQRGKVNGFTNFVNFILMAFGSLIGGILYEHVSPQLPFLLAIAFTVPAFFVTLTLVHEPEKREE
- a CDS encoding DUF2807 domain-containing protein: MSGNVIPSRSTATLDVIEGDLEVGRHAVVKGKGTPPKVAVSGTIYIEGDCVFECSLSAENLDGEDDVTVEGDLEIRNRVNIEDGRLVITGNMTAKKVDVDRSLTVEKNLDVEEVDVGGSLIVDGATTARKIDVGGTFKAKGEVKAENIDVGGSVKIESKVDIKDIDVGGKVEVDSGKINRVDVGGSFVSKESLEFENISVGGAVKLAGKSSGGDIDVGGSCKVEGDLKFGDIDVGGVFAISGSAEGVDLDVGGKVQVGGNMKLSGNLDVGGIVEIDQELTARNIDVGGRLRARKATARSKVSVGGSIETAEGVHAHYMQIGRRGKVKGPIKADEAMIGKRARVEDVYAKTITLEREARARNLYGESISLESGCHVYGEVKYTENLRTERGVTFEKTPKKVDKLSLDL